Proteins from one Roseimicrobium gellanilyticum genomic window:
- a CDS encoding DUF6580 family putative transport protein produces the protein MLQDRADQRSNSAATTIWFPLILMAGALLLRVLAQQGIVTGVPNLSPLVAFAFAGALMFPRPLPWWSWALILLVVDWACDGFSFSAVTQGGRYEILLAYGCYVFAAWWGSRLRDRAGVVETLGGTLACSVLFYVVTNTMCWWIEPYYPKNVDGWVQALTVGIPPYPSTLVFFQHSLIADLTGALLLVLVYNTEAVLRHLRAMPLIGRRAAAAA, from the coding sequence ATGCTTCAAGACCGGGCTGATCAACGCTCCAACTCCGCCGCCACCACCATCTGGTTCCCCCTCATTCTCATGGCGGGAGCACTTCTTCTTCGCGTGCTGGCGCAGCAGGGCATTGTGACAGGCGTGCCGAATCTCAGCCCGCTCGTCGCGTTCGCGTTTGCAGGTGCCCTCATGTTCCCCCGCCCACTCCCCTGGTGGTCGTGGGCACTCATCCTCCTGGTCGTCGACTGGGCTTGCGATGGCTTCAGTTTCTCCGCCGTGACTCAAGGTGGTCGCTATGAGATTCTCCTCGCTTACGGCTGCTACGTCTTCGCCGCATGGTGGGGTTCCCGCCTTCGCGACCGCGCGGGCGTGGTGGAAACCTTGGGCGGCACACTCGCGTGCAGTGTCCTTTTCTACGTGGTGACGAATACCATGTGCTGGTGGATCGAGCCCTACTATCCCAAGAACGTCGATGGCTGGGTGCAGGCCCTCACCGTGGGCATCCCACCCTACCCCAGTACGCTCGTCTTCTTCCAGCACTCCCTGATTGCCGACCTCACCGGTGCCCTGCTGCTCGTGCTCGTGTACAACACCGAAGCCGTCCTGCGTCACCTGCGCGCGATGCCATTGATTGGCCGGCGCGCGGCTGCGGCTGCCTAG
- a CDS encoding SDR family oxidoreductase — translation MNKTRTLFITGASSGYGKATAQYFLDHGWNVVATMRKPDAGLFTATEGQLQVLPLDVTNADSINSALSQATATFGRLDAVVNNAGIGLLGAFEATSDALLREIFETNTFGVMSVCRAAIPHLREQGGGALINVTSSTAIAPMPLVAVYAASKWAVEGFTESLSHELAPFGIRTRIVEPGYAPTTNLGANGAHRMQGLTPPPYDAFAQAYFAKLQNYPTAYATEQDIAEAVFRAATDEGDQVRYPAGSDTRMLAELRWSTSEEHYMAKVREMFGVSS, via the coding sequence ATGAACAAAACAAGAACCCTCTTCATCACCGGCGCATCCTCAGGTTACGGCAAAGCCACCGCACAATACTTCCTCGACCACGGATGGAATGTGGTGGCCACCATGCGCAAGCCAGATGCCGGACTCTTCACCGCCACCGAAGGCCAACTCCAGGTCCTGCCCCTCGATGTCACCAACGCGGACAGCATCAACAGCGCGCTCTCCCAAGCCACTGCCACCTTCGGTCGACTCGATGCCGTGGTGAACAACGCCGGCATCGGCCTGCTGGGCGCATTCGAGGCCACGTCGGACGCGCTGCTGCGCGAAATCTTCGAGACAAACACCTTCGGCGTCATGTCCGTCTGCCGCGCCGCCATTCCCCACCTGCGCGAGCAAGGCGGCGGTGCGCTCATCAATGTCACCTCCAGCACGGCCATCGCGCCCATGCCACTCGTCGCCGTGTATGCCGCCAGCAAGTGGGCGGTGGAAGGCTTCACCGAATCCCTCTCGCACGAACTCGCGCCCTTCGGCATCAGGACACGTATCGTGGAGCCCGGCTATGCTCCCACCACCAACCTCGGGGCCAACGGTGCCCACCGCATGCAGGGCCTGACTCCCCCACCCTACGATGCCTTCGCCCAGGCCTACTTCGCCAAGCTGCAAAACTATCCCACCGCCTATGCCACCGAGCAGGACATCGCCGAAGCCGTCTTCCGCGCTGCCACCGATGAAGGCGATCAGGTCCGCTACCCCGCAGGCTCAGACACCAGGATGCTCGCTGAACTCCGCTGGTCCACTTCCGAGGAGCATTATATGGCCAAGGTGCGCGAGATGTTCGGAGTCTCGAGCTAA
- a CDS encoding DUF255 domain-containing protein, with protein sequence MKMPSCWLLLVSFVLSLATVPAHGAGEKKDYPPTAAQDALEAACKQASAESKMVFVKSGFPECGWCRVFDRYHAASDVQQILGKYYVVVAIDTSYMPDGRAVFSKLAKPGAPSWVIIAPDKTVIVDSYATAGNVGYPLQPKETEHYTAALKKATPKITDQELQTLSQQIKKAAGK encoded by the coding sequence ATGAAAATGCCATCATGCTGGTTACTTCTGGTGTCGTTCGTTTTGTCATTGGCGACAGTTCCGGCTCATGGTGCCGGTGAGAAGAAGGACTATCCGCCGACTGCCGCGCAAGACGCTCTGGAAGCTGCCTGCAAACAGGCCTCCGCGGAGTCAAAAATGGTCTTCGTGAAATCGGGCTTTCCGGAATGCGGATGGTGCCGGGTCTTTGACCGCTACCACGCCGCCAGCGATGTGCAGCAGATCCTGGGCAAGTACTACGTGGTCGTCGCCATCGATACCAGCTACATGCCGGACGGGCGGGCAGTGTTCAGCAAACTCGCCAAGCCAGGCGCGCCTTCCTGGGTCATCATCGCGCCGGACAAAACCGTGATTGTTGATTCGTATGCCACCGCAGGAAACGTAGGGTACCCCCTCCAACCCAAGGAGACAGAGCACTACACCGCCGCTCTCAAGAAGGCGACACCCAAGATTACTGACCAGGAACTGCAAACGCTCTCCCAGCAGATTAAGAAAGCGGCGGGGAAGTGA
- the thrS gene encoding threonine--tRNA ligase, with protein MSAERKTLEERAQMSDLERLRHSCAHVMATAILRLWPDAQFAYGPPVESGFYYDFDMKHRLTPDDFEKIEAEMKKVAKDNQRFDKKVITREEAIALAESGRLGGLTERPGNPSQFKLDLIAKIPEGEEISCYQNGEFLDLCAGPHVNYTSKCKNTKLMSVASAYYMGDETKPQLQRLYGTAFPTAEELAKHLEQLEEAKKRDHRKLGRELQLFAIDEKVGQGLILWLPKGAILRQELQNFISEELRKQGYQQVFTPHIGKLELYKTSGHFPYYKDSQFSPVIENDDLKKAAAEGCTCAEVMERLDGISKKLREEINSRTGADTIPESRVRPDDDLYDGFLLKPMNCPHHIRIFAQTPKSYRDLPVRLAEFGTVYRWEQSGELGGMTRVRGFTQDDAHLFCTEEQVAQEVLGCLSLVKTVLTTLGMHDYRVRVGLRDPDSSKFTGNAEKWDLAEAACRAAAQSLGVPFTEEPGEAAFYGPKIDFVIKDVIGREWQLGTVQVDYVLPVRFDLTYTGADNKAHRPVMIHRAPFGSMERFCGVLIEHFAGHFPTWLAPEQVRILTVSEKSDAFAGEVLSALQAAGLRVTLVNDSDKIGAKIRNAQLDRVPYMLVLGEKEATSGNVAIRHSKKGDLGVKPLAAFVEEITAEVAERKL; from the coding sequence ATGTCCGCCGAACGCAAGACCCTTGAAGAACGCGCCCAGATGTCTGATCTGGAGCGCCTGCGTCACTCCTGCGCGCACGTCATGGCCACCGCCATCCTGCGTCTGTGGCCGGATGCACAGTTTGCCTACGGGCCGCCCGTGGAGAGTGGCTTCTACTACGACTTCGACATGAAGCACCGGCTCACGCCGGACGACTTCGAGAAAATCGAGGCGGAGATGAAGAAGGTCGCCAAGGACAACCAGCGCTTTGACAAGAAGGTGATCACGCGTGAGGAGGCCATTGCGCTTGCGGAGAGCGGGCGTCTCGGCGGCCTTACGGAGCGCCCGGGGAATCCGAGCCAGTTCAAGCTGGACCTCATTGCCAAGATTCCGGAAGGGGAGGAAATCTCCTGCTACCAGAATGGCGAGTTCCTGGACCTGTGCGCCGGGCCGCACGTGAACTACACGTCGAAGTGCAAGAACACGAAGCTCATGTCGGTGGCCAGCGCTTACTACATGGGGGACGAGACGAAGCCCCAGCTCCAGCGCCTGTACGGTACGGCCTTCCCCACGGCGGAAGAGCTCGCAAAGCACCTCGAGCAGCTCGAAGAAGCGAAGAAGCGCGACCACCGCAAGCTGGGCCGCGAACTACAGCTCTTCGCGATTGATGAGAAGGTGGGCCAGGGGCTCATCCTCTGGCTGCCGAAGGGCGCCATCCTGCGTCAGGAACTGCAAAACTTCATCAGCGAAGAATTGCGCAAGCAGGGTTACCAGCAGGTCTTCACACCGCACATCGGCAAGCTGGAGCTGTACAAGACGAGCGGTCACTTCCCGTACTACAAGGACTCGCAGTTCTCCCCGGTGATTGAGAACGACGACCTGAAGAAGGCGGCCGCCGAGGGCTGCACGTGCGCCGAGGTCATGGAGCGCCTGGACGGCATCTCCAAGAAGCTGCGTGAGGAAATCAACTCCCGCACGGGTGCGGATACGATTCCTGAGTCGCGTGTGCGACCGGATGATGACCTTTACGATGGCTTCCTGCTGAAGCCGATGAATTGCCCGCATCACATCCGCATCTTTGCGCAGACGCCGAAGTCGTATCGCGACCTGCCGGTGCGCCTCGCCGAGTTCGGCACGGTGTATCGCTGGGAGCAGAGCGGGGAGCTCGGCGGCATGACGCGCGTGCGTGGCTTCACGCAGGATGATGCGCACCTCTTCTGCACGGAGGAACAGGTGGCGCAGGAAGTGCTCGGCTGTCTCTCCCTGGTGAAGACGGTGCTGACCACGCTGGGCATGCATGACTACCGCGTGCGTGTGGGTCTGCGCGACCCGGACAGCAGCAAATTCACCGGCAATGCCGAGAAGTGGGACCTCGCGGAGGCCGCCTGCCGCGCCGCGGCGCAGAGCCTGGGCGTGCCCTTCACGGAGGAGCCCGGTGAGGCCGCCTTCTACGGGCCGAAGATCGACTTCGTGATCAAGGATGTCATCGGTCGCGAGTGGCAGCTGGGCACGGTGCAGGTGGACTACGTGCTGCCGGTGCGCTTTGACCTCACATACACGGGTGCGGATAACAAGGCGCATCGTCCCGTGATGATTCACCGTGCGCCCTTCGGCAGCATGGAGCGTTTCTGCGGCGTGCTGATTGAGCACTTCGCCGGTCACTTCCCCACGTGGCTCGCGCCGGAGCAGGTGCGTATTCTCACGGTGAGTGAGAAGAGCGATGCCTTCGCCGGTGAGGTACTCAGCGCCCTGCAGGCCGCCGGTCTGCGTGTGACGCTGGTGAATGACTCCGACAAGATTGGCGCGAAGATTCGCAACGCCCAGCTCGACCGCGTGCCCTACATGCTGGTGCTTGGTGAGAAGGAAGCGACGAGTGGCAACGTGGCCATCCGCCACTCCAAGAAGGGTGACCTCGGTGTGAAGCCGCTGGCGGCTTTTGTGGAGGAAATCACCGCGGAGGTGGCGGAGCGGAAGCTGTAG
- a CDS encoding AraC family transcriptional regulator codes for MNPLDDIIALLRPHAVFSKPISGKGQWGVRYAAHEKPSFCVVLEGQCWLALEGKAPLRLEKGDFLLLTSTPAFALYSKPGVRHVAGIPSRMGVRHGEQKGRPDFRMLGGTFETELVNGKLLLALLPGRIHLRSGEADTSRLSSLVSLIMEEYSGSRPGREMILARLLEVLLVDSLRSHDYDPSSMAAGLMAGLSDPLIARALAAMHARVQHGWTVANLAEHVGMSRSAFAARFSEKVGCAPMEYLSLWRMSLAQDVLRRGDVGLEELAEDIGYQSASAFSTAFRKKVGCAPSVFARGV; via the coding sequence ATGAACCCTCTAGATGACATCATCGCCCTGCTGCGACCCCATGCGGTCTTCTCCAAGCCCATCTCGGGAAAGGGTCAGTGGGGTGTGCGCTATGCCGCGCATGAGAAGCCGAGCTTCTGCGTGGTGCTGGAAGGGCAATGCTGGCTGGCGCTGGAAGGCAAGGCACCGCTGCGGTTGGAGAAGGGTGACTTTCTCCTGCTGACGTCCACGCCTGCGTTCGCGCTCTACAGCAAGCCCGGGGTGCGCCATGTCGCGGGTATTCCTTCGCGCATGGGAGTGAGGCACGGCGAGCAGAAGGGGAGGCCGGACTTTCGCATGCTGGGCGGCACCTTTGAGACGGAGCTGGTGAATGGGAAGCTTCTCCTAGCACTGCTGCCGGGCAGGATTCATCTCCGCTCCGGGGAGGCAGACACCAGCCGCCTCTCGAGCCTTGTCTCGCTCATCATGGAGGAGTACTCGGGAAGCAGGCCGGGGCGTGAAATGATTCTGGCGCGGCTGCTGGAGGTCCTGCTCGTGGACTCCCTGCGGTCTCATGACTATGACCCCAGCAGCATGGCCGCCGGACTGATGGCGGGATTGAGTGATCCACTTATCGCACGTGCCCTGGCAGCCATGCATGCTCGCGTGCAACACGGCTGGACCGTGGCGAATCTGGCGGAACATGTGGGCATGTCGCGCTCTGCTTTTGCCGCGCGGTTCTCTGAGAAGGTAGGTTGTGCTCCGATGGAGTATCTCTCCCTATGGCGCATGAGCCTGGCGCAGGATGTACTGCGTCGGGGAGACGTGGGCCTGGAGGAGCTGGCGGAGGATATTGGCTATCAATCCGCCAGTGCCTTCAGCACGGCCTTCCGGAAGAAGGTGGGATGTGCGCCGAGTGTGTTTGCGCGGGGCGTTTAA
- a CDS encoding PEP-CTERM sorting domain-containing protein (PEP-CTERM proteins occur, often in large numbers, in the proteomes of bacteria that also encode an exosortase, a predicted intramembrane cysteine proteinase. The presence of a PEP-CTERM domain at a protein's C-terminus predicts cleavage within the sorting domain, followed by covalent anchoring to some some component of the (usually Gram-negative) cell surface. Many PEP-CTERM proteins exhibit an unusual sequence composition that includes large numbers of potential glycosylation sites. Expression of one such protein has been shown restore the ability of a bacterium to form floc, a type of biofilm.) produces MALTLLAPASLWAQSGTSSSYFMLQGPLGPGGAYVTEKFRVEYTGLLTIPGYQPAPPGSPQPLVNSGEALLVSIFGNGVTVPSGTYTNSVGTVEAGGGFLSGFQLSGGGMVYPGPWPFGAQWNYFVSGGSYENTFADPVEIGNYPDATWTWSYTGMSDRYLEDGSIDAWSYAAGTQVGEDEWGPIMVPPLPSGVQPTLADFSGPGYMETLISGSGLPYSVYRISAVPEPGRAMLLLVGAIVIVARRSRRKPVWCMG; encoded by the coding sequence GTGGCTCTCACCTTGCTTGCGCCTGCCTCGCTGTGGGCGCAGTCCGGCACCTCCAGTTCCTACTTCATGCTGCAGGGACCTCTGGGGCCGGGTGGCGCCTATGTGACGGAGAAATTCCGCGTGGAGTACACTGGACTGCTGACGATTCCAGGATATCAGCCGGCTCCCCCTGGTTCCCCTCAGCCTCTGGTGAACTCTGGTGAGGCACTGCTGGTCTCCATCTTCGGCAATGGCGTGACTGTTCCCTCGGGTACGTATACAAACTCGGTGGGCACGGTCGAGGCCGGAGGTGGATTCCTCTCCGGATTCCAGCTTTCGGGCGGTGGCATGGTGTATCCCGGACCGTGGCCTTTCGGCGCGCAGTGGAACTATTTTGTCTCAGGCGGGAGCTATGAGAACACCTTCGCAGACCCTGTGGAAATCGGAAACTACCCGGACGCCACCTGGACCTGGTCCTACACAGGGATGTCTGACCGTTATCTGGAAGATGGCAGTATTGACGCGTGGTCGTATGCTGCCGGGACGCAGGTGGGCGAGGATGAATGGGGGCCCATCATGGTGCCGCCGCTTCCCTCGGGTGTGCAGCCCACATTGGCGGACTTCTCTGGCCCCGGGTACATGGAGACGCTGATTTCGGGCTCTGGCCTGCCGTACAGCGTGTACCGCATCTCTGCCGTGCCGGAGCCGGGCAGGGCGATGTTGTTGCTGGTGGGCGCTATCGTCATCGTGGCGCGTCGCTCGCGCAGGAAGCCGGTTTGGTGTATGGGCTGA
- a CDS encoding peptidoglycan-binding domain-containing protein, translating to MIYPTSSVSKELEFSSNISKGASGMKARRVQEWLTFHKVPTAIDGEFGDATKACVHVFQQNNGLAQSGVVNRNTWDALVLPLRTAVEATVPAGTALDQAVRQIAQAHLDEEPRELGGDNRGPWVRAYCGEDGPAMRWCAGFVTYILKQACHFTGKPMPVQGSLSCDSLAYQAKANKRFIPGKAVQNGSSPWSSLGNCQIFLVRKSSTDWTHTGFAFGGNKNVFSTIEGNTNDEGSANGYEVCQRTRSLDAKKDFIYLA from the coding sequence ATGATCTATCCCACATCCTCCGTCAGCAAGGAGCTTGAGTTCAGCTCGAACATTTCCAAGGGCGCTTCAGGAATGAAGGCGCGCCGCGTGCAGGAGTGGCTCACGTTTCACAAGGTGCCAACTGCAATAGATGGTGAGTTCGGCGACGCCACAAAGGCGTGTGTCCATGTCTTTCAACAGAACAATGGCCTGGCGCAAAGCGGCGTGGTAAACCGCAATACCTGGGATGCCCTTGTACTACCTTTGCGTACTGCGGTGGAGGCGACTGTCCCAGCGGGTACAGCCCTGGATCAGGCCGTGCGTCAAATAGCCCAGGCACACCTGGACGAAGAGCCAAGAGAACTTGGTGGTGACAATCGCGGGCCTTGGGTGCGCGCTTATTGCGGTGAAGATGGACCCGCCATGCGCTGGTGCGCGGGATTTGTCACCTATATACTGAAGCAAGCATGCCATTTCACAGGCAAGCCCATGCCAGTGCAAGGTTCCCTCTCCTGTGATTCCCTCGCTTATCAGGCCAAAGCCAATAAGCGCTTTATTCCTGGGAAGGCCGTCCAAAACGGCTCGTCGCCCTGGAGCAGCTTGGGAAACTGCCAGATCTTTCTCGTTCGCAAATCCTCCACGGATTGGACTCACACCGGCTTTGCATTTGGAGGCAACAAAAACGTGTTCTCCACCATCGAGGGCAATACCAACGACGAAGGCAGCGCCAATGGCTATGAAGTCTGCCAGCGTACCCGCTCGCTCGACGCAAAAAAGGACTTCATCTACCTGGCCTGA
- a CDS encoding PVC-type heme-binding CxxCH protein: MNRLLTLLLPAFLCFSSAVTQLTAAPATLAIREGDHICIIGNTLAERMQFPGHNHFETLLYQRFPKHNLVVRNLSWSADEVALRPRAEGFGTPDEHLTFSKADVVIAFFGFNESFAGEAGLEKFKTDLEEWIKHTKAQSYNGKGAPRIALVSPMAAEDLENPNLLTGDALKELNARLALYTKAMQEVAEKNGVVFANVFEGSGNAFELAKKQFESGAKGYGFPLTINGVHLKREGDAVFGMILQDALFSTSEELKNERRFDFIRESEGSRGALHAEIESKNFHWYNRYRIVDSYYVYGGRSGLKFADGDQTNRDVMQREREVLDVMVANRDARIWKLAQGEKVSDKADDSNVPPFLDVKTWFGAGIKKDAGANTGQTSKTAEGSSAEIPTVAETQKKFTLAKGFKVECFASEENFPELANATAMAFDTKGRLWVCTMPSYPQWRPGDEFIDKIIILEDSDGDGKANYCNTFADKLHLPISFEFYDGGILVSDQRNLTFLKDTNGDDKADFREVMLSGFDSADSHHVINAFTQGPGGDLYFQEGTFHYTQVETPYGPVRCANAGTYRYEPRTQKLSVFVSYNYANPHGIAFDQWGQTFIADASGGMNYFATAFSGQLPYPEKHASMKTFLKKRVRPTSGCEFVSSRNFPEDMQGNFLLNNCIGVQGTLNHTVKAVDSGYEATEIDPLMLNSDPNFRPVDMEFAPDGSLYIVDWAEALIGHMQYSIRDPLRDHKHGRIWRIWNAEKPLVKPVKVAGEPIKKLLELLSAPEYRVRERVKQELSTRKSEEVLKALDAWVKPLRDAVITKTSASQEHQLVEALWVYQYLNKVDMPQLHRVLTSGMPEARAAAVRVLCYWQDRVPDALDLLTKAANDPDPLVRLEAVRACSFSKDPKAANVALEALKQPQDYYITYTLGETMRALKPSPSAIDVKANPAALTYVLGQMTNDELKAAPRVEGVLKAQLERKGLDAATREAAAVDLAKLLGTTREVELVSAIMRFDDQQVNTVVSAELGKLLASSSPQALKTAEAQITRLAFKDHGVRSARVAGMAAYVTMTGDPAKVAKERQDNHETISVLLESIVIIPDPVLRAKYQTFATDAAGGTNLPPLVRKAAIAALPLTGAEFGLQNFGILAKVLLKGEYRDQVAQAAMQIPRTAWDKSLAPSLVESILSYAKTVPANQRTEMGYVEVSRFGTELCALLPAETGPALRKSLRELGVSVFVIRTVREQMRYDTPEITVEAGKPFEVIFENNDIMPHNIIFCKGGTHAEVGTAAQTMPATPDAKGFLYVPKHPAILDSAYSKMLEPGEKSRLQLTAPGTPGEYEYVCTFPGHWVIMWGKMKVVAQLE, translated from the coding sequence GCGCCCGCGCGCGGAGGGCTTCGGCACGCCGGATGAACATCTCACTTTCAGCAAGGCGGATGTGGTCATTGCTTTCTTCGGTTTCAACGAATCCTTCGCGGGCGAGGCGGGACTGGAGAAGTTCAAAACCGACCTCGAGGAGTGGATCAAGCACACCAAGGCCCAGAGCTACAATGGCAAGGGCGCGCCGAGGATTGCGCTGGTGTCGCCGATGGCGGCGGAGGATTTGGAGAATCCCAATCTGCTCACAGGCGATGCGCTGAAGGAACTGAATGCACGCCTCGCTCTGTATACCAAGGCCATGCAGGAAGTGGCGGAGAAGAACGGGGTGGTGTTTGCCAACGTCTTTGAAGGATCAGGGAATGCTTTTGAACTGGCAAAGAAGCAGTTCGAATCGGGTGCGAAGGGGTATGGATTCCCACTGACCATCAATGGAGTGCACCTCAAGCGCGAGGGTGACGCGGTTTTTGGAATGATTCTCCAAGATGCGCTCTTTTCCACATCCGAGGAGTTGAAGAATGAGCGTCGTTTCGATTTCATCAGAGAGAGCGAAGGTTCGCGAGGTGCCCTCCATGCCGAAATCGAATCCAAGAACTTCCATTGGTACAACCGCTACCGCATCGTCGACAGCTACTATGTCTACGGCGGACGCAGCGGCCTGAAGTTCGCCGATGGCGACCAGACCAATCGCGATGTCATGCAGCGCGAGCGCGAGGTGCTCGATGTCATGGTGGCCAACCGCGATGCCCGCATCTGGAAGCTCGCACAGGGTGAGAAGGTTTCCGACAAAGCCGACGACAGCAATGTGCCTCCCTTCCTCGATGTGAAGACCTGGTTCGGCGCGGGCATCAAGAAAGACGCCGGCGCGAACACGGGACAGACCAGCAAGACGGCCGAGGGCAGCAGTGCGGAGATTCCCACCGTGGCCGAAACACAGAAGAAGTTCACGCTGGCCAAGGGCTTCAAAGTCGAGTGCTTCGCCAGCGAGGAAAACTTCCCCGAACTCGCCAATGCCACCGCGATGGCTTTCGATACCAAGGGCCGCCTCTGGGTTTGCACCATGCCCAGCTATCCGCAGTGGAGACCGGGGGATGAGTTCATCGACAAGATCATCATCCTGGAGGACAGCGATGGCGATGGCAAAGCGAACTACTGCAATACCTTCGCCGACAAACTCCACCTGCCCATCTCCTTCGAGTTCTATGACGGTGGTATTCTCGTCAGTGACCAGCGCAATCTCACCTTCCTGAAGGACACGAATGGTGATGACAAGGCCGACTTCCGCGAGGTGATGCTCAGCGGCTTCGACAGCGCGGACAGCCATCATGTGATCAATGCCTTCACCCAGGGCCCCGGCGGCGACCTCTATTTCCAGGAAGGCACCTTCCACTACACCCAGGTGGAGACGCCCTATGGCCCGGTGCGTTGTGCGAACGCGGGCACCTACCGCTATGAGCCGCGTACCCAGAAGCTCAGCGTCTTCGTGAGCTACAACTACGCAAACCCGCACGGCATCGCGTTTGATCAGTGGGGACAGACCTTCATCGCCGATGCGAGCGGTGGCATGAACTACTTCGCTACGGCCTTCAGCGGCCAGCTTCCCTATCCTGAGAAGCACGCCTCCATGAAGACCTTCCTGAAGAAGCGTGTGCGTCCCACCAGCGGTTGCGAGTTCGTCAGCAGCCGCAACTTCCCGGAGGACATGCAGGGGAACTTCCTGCTGAACAACTGCATCGGTGTGCAAGGCACACTCAATCACACCGTGAAGGCCGTCGACTCCGGCTACGAAGCCACAGAGATCGATCCGCTCATGCTGAACAGCGACCCCAACTTCCGTCCCGTGGACATGGAGTTCGCGCCGGATGGCTCCCTCTACATCGTGGACTGGGCGGAGGCACTCATCGGCCACATGCAGTACAGCATCCGCGACCCGCTCCGCGACCATAAACATGGACGCATCTGGCGCATCTGGAATGCTGAGAAGCCGCTGGTGAAGCCAGTAAAAGTGGCGGGCGAGCCCATCAAGAAGCTTCTCGAACTCCTCAGTGCTCCTGAGTACCGCGTGCGCGAGCGTGTGAAGCAGGAACTTTCCACCCGGAAGTCTGAGGAAGTGCTCAAGGCGCTCGATGCCTGGGTGAAGCCACTGCGCGATGCCGTCATCACCAAGACCTCCGCCAGCCAGGAGCATCAGCTTGTGGAAGCACTCTGGGTGTATCAGTACCTGAACAAAGTGGATATGCCACAGCTCCATCGTGTGCTCACCTCTGGAATGCCCGAGGCCCGCGCCGCCGCAGTGCGCGTGCTCTGCTACTGGCAGGACCGCGTGCCGGATGCACTCGACCTCCTCACCAAGGCCGCGAACGACCCGGATCCCCTCGTACGCCTCGAAGCCGTGCGTGCCTGCAGCTTCTCGAAGGACCCGAAGGCCGCGAACGTGGCGCTCGAAGCGCTGAAGCAGCCGCAGGACTACTACATCACCTACACCCTGGGTGAAACGATGCGTGCGCTGAAGCCCTCGCCCTCCGCCATTGATGTGAAAGCGAATCCCGCCGCTCTCACCTATGTGCTGGGCCAGATGACCAATGACGAACTCAAGGCTGCGCCCCGCGTGGAAGGCGTCCTGAAAGCCCAGCTGGAGCGCAAGGGGCTGGATGCCGCTACGCGTGAAGCTGCTGCGGTGGACCTCGCGAAGCTGCTTGGCACCACGCGCGAAGTGGAGCTCGTCTCCGCCATCATGCGCTTCGATGACCAGCAGGTGAATACGGTTGTGTCCGCAGAGCTGGGCAAACTTCTCGCCTCCAGCTCACCTCAAGCGCTCAAGACCGCTGAGGCACAGATCACGCGTCTCGCCTTCAAGGACCACGGCGTGCGCAGCGCCCGCGTCGCTGGCATGGCTGCCTATGTGACCATGACCGGTGACCCCGCGAAGGTTGCAAAAGAGCGTCAGGACAATCACGAAACCATCTCCGTGCTTCTGGAGAGCATCGTCATCATCCCGGATCCCGTGCTCCGTGCGAAGTATCAAACCTTCGCCACAGACGCTGCTGGCGGCACGAACCTGCCGCCGCTCGTGCGCAAGGCCGCCATCGCCGCGCTGCCACTGACCGGCGCCGAGTTTGGCCTGCAGAACTTTGGCATTCTCGCCAAGGTGCTGCTGAAGGGCGAATACCGTGATCAGGTGGCGCAGGCCGCCATGCAGATTCCGCGCACCGCCTGGGACAAGAGTCTTGCGCCTTCGCTCGTGGAGAGCATCCTTTCCTACGCCAAGACCGTGCCCGCGAATCAGCGCACCGAGATGGGTTATGTGGAAGTCTCACGCTTCGGCACGGAGCTGTGCGCCCTGCTGCCCGCGGAGACCGGCCCTGCTCTGCGCAAGAGTTTGCGCGAGCTCGGCGTGAGCGTCTTCGTCATCCGCACCGTGCGCGAGCAGATGAGGTATGATACACCCGAGATCACCGTGGAGGCCGGCAAGCCATTCGAGGTCATCTTCGAGAACAACGACATCATGCCGCACAACATCATCTTCTGCAAAGGCGGCACGCATGCCGAGGTGGGCACCGCCGCCCAGACCATGCCCGCCACACCCGATGCGAAGGGCTTCCTCTACGTGCCGAAGCATCCCGCCATCCTCGACAGCGCCTACAGCAAGATGCTTGAGCCCGGCGAAAAGTCGCGTCTGCAACTGACTGCTCCCGGCACCCCCGGCGAGTACGAGTACGTCTGCACCTTCCCCGGCCACTGGGTCATCATGTGGGGGAAGATGAAGGTGGTGGCGCAGCTGGAGTAG